The Solanum lycopersicum chromosome 6, SLM_r2.1 genome has a window encoding:
- the LOC104647957 gene encoding uncharacterized protein isoform X1 translates to MNTSILMRHSGIWVNELQYENYKIDGIVVGDSISFSNLKAAIAAELDIDVSRKEIEIRYIVEGNSCPMKLKNDMSVKLYFELKKNEPGFSIYPLFIDTIEKNSGTVHNFDGRSGEITCVEGTTNDTQALAIVENSLFETHENSEVGVANVIINSDIVDVKTGQIYKDKATLVDVMTKYKIKNNFNCKVKRSDQQSYVLVCFSDKCGWTMKASCRKKSDIFIVRNFNSEHTCPMRERVLTKVQATVGFVSGVTAPKLINYKRIYTPRDIIDDIREYYGVEISYQQAWRAKERALSMIRGKPSAGYRRMPRYIHMLKTVYPDSYIRMHKTEEDEFMYLFIALRPFIRGFKYCRPVVVVDGAHLSGAYKRTFVSASTLDGAGCIFPLAYGVVDTENDCSWKWFFEQFKHAFGNRKDMCVVSDRNESIMKSVRIVFPDVPHYACIWHLWKNVCGNFKRSRKAISDLFYSMVKAYRKEDFDKLMAKVDRIDHRVKEYLEYAGYEKWSRVHATVNRGRMMTSNIAECINGCLVEARQLTKLEFLEEVRILFGSWHCKNREVASYTKDTLGRKFLRNC, encoded by the exons atgaatacttcgattttgatgagacattccggaatttgggtgaacgaattgcagtatgaaaattacaaaattgatggaatcgttgttggagattcaatttcgTTTTCTAATCTCAAAGCAGCAATTGCGGCCGAGTTGGACATTGATGTATcaaggaaagaaattgaaattcgaTACATTGTAGAAGGTAACTCCTGTCCGATGAAACTTAAGAACGATATGAgtgttaaactatattttgaacTGAAAAAAAACGAGCCTGGATTTTCAATATATCCATTATTTATTGACACAATTGAGAAGAATAGTGGTACTGTACATAACTTTGATGGAAGAAGTGGAGAAATAACGTGTGTAGAAGGCACAACAAATGATACACAGGCTTTGGCAATAGTTGAAAATAGCTTATTTGAGACACATGAAAATTCAGAAGTTGGAGTTGCAAATGTTATAATCAATTCAGATAttgttgatgtgaagacagGTCAGATATACAAGGATAAAGCAACACTTGTAGATGTGATGAcgaaatataagataaagaaCAACTTCAACTGCAAAGTGAAGAGGTCTGATCAACAAAG CTATGTGTTGGTATGCTTTTCAGACAAATGTGGTTGGACTATGAAGGCGTCGTGCAGGAAAAAATCTGATATATTCATTGTTAGAAATTTCAATAGTGAACATACGTGTCCGATGAGGGAGAGGGTATTAACCAAAGTCCAAGCAACAGTGGGATTTGTAAGTGGAGTGACAGCTCCAAAATTGATCAATTATAAACGAATTTATACACCAAGGgatataattgatgatattagaGAATATTATGGTGTTGAAATATCTTATCAGCAAGCATGGCGTGCTAAAGAACGTGCACTCTCCATGATTAGAGGAAAACCATCTGCTGGATATAGACGGATGCCGCGATACATACACATGTTAAAAACTGTGTATCCAGATTCTTATATAAGAATGCATAAGACTGAAGAGGATGAATTTATGTATCTGTTCATCGCCTTAAGACCATTCATTAGGGGATTTAAATACTGCAGACCAGTAGTTGTTGTGGATGGTGCACATCTGAGTGGAGCTTACAAAAGGACatttgtatcagcaagcacacttgatggcgcag GTTGCATATTTCCATTGGCATATGGTGTTGTTGACACCGAAAATGATTGTTCGTGGAAATGGTTTTTTGAACAGTTCAAACATGCATTTGGCAATAGAAAAGATATGTGTGTTGTTTCAGATAGAAATGAGAGTATCATGAAGAGTGTAAGGATTGTGTTCCCCGATGTACCTCATTATGCATGCATCTGGCATCTTTGGAAGAATGTATGTGGAAACTTCAAAAGGAGCAGAAAGGCCATAAGTGATCTATTCTACTCTATGGTCAAGGCATATAGAAAGGAAGATTTTGATAAGTTGATGGCTAAGGTTGATAGAATTGATCACAGGGTTAAGGAGTACCTTGAATATGCAGGTTACGAAAAGTGGTCAAGAGTTCATGCAACAGTAAACAGAGGTAGAATGATGACTTCAAACATTGCAGAATGTATCAATGGTTGTCTTGTTGAAGCACGCCAATTAACTAAATTAGAATTCTTGGAAGAGGTTAGAATTCTTTTTGGATCTTGGCATTGCAAAAACAGAGAAGTAGCCTCATACACAAAGGACACATTAGGTAGAAAATTTTTGAGGAATTGTTGA
- the LOC104647957 gene encoding uncharacterized protein isoform X2, with amino-acid sequence MNTSILMRHSGIWVNELQYENYKIDGIVVGDSISFSNLKAAIAAELDIDVSRKEIEIRYIVEGQIYKDKATLVDVMTKYKIKNNFNCKVKRSDQQSYVLVCFSDKCGWTMKASCRKKSDIFIVRNFNSEHTCPMRERVLTKVQATVGFVSGVTAPKLINYKRIYTPRDIIDDIREYYGVEISYQQAWRAKERALSMIRGKPSAGYRRMPRYIHMLKTVYPDSYIRMHKTEEDEFMYLFIALRPFIRGFKYCRPVVVVDGAHLSGAYKRTFVSASTLDGAGCIFPLAYGVVDTENDCSWKWFFEQFKHAFGNRKDMCVVSDRNESIMKSVRIVFPDVPHYACIWHLWKNVCGNFKRSRKAISDLFYSMVKAYRKEDFDKLMAKVDRIDHRVKEYLEYAGYEKWSRVHATVNRGRMMTSNIAECINGCLVEARQLTKLEFLEEVRILFGSWHCKNREVASYTKDTLGRKFLRNC; translated from the exons atgaatacttcgattttgatgagacattccggaatttgggtgaacgaattgcagtatgaaaattacaaaattgatggaatcgttgttggagattcaatttcgTTTTCTAATCTCAAAGCAGCAATTGCGGCCGAGTTGGACATTGATGTATcaaggaaagaaattgaaattcgaTACATTGTAGAAG GTCAGATATACAAGGATAAAGCAACACTTGTAGATGTGATGAcgaaatataagataaagaaCAACTTCAACTGCAAAGTGAAGAGGTCTGATCAACAAAG CTATGTGTTGGTATGCTTTTCAGACAAATGTGGTTGGACTATGAAGGCGTCGTGCAGGAAAAAATCTGATATATTCATTGTTAGAAATTTCAATAGTGAACATACGTGTCCGATGAGGGAGAGGGTATTAACCAAAGTCCAAGCAACAGTGGGATTTGTAAGTGGAGTGACAGCTCCAAAATTGATCAATTATAAACGAATTTATACACCAAGGgatataattgatgatattagaGAATATTATGGTGTTGAAATATCTTATCAGCAAGCATGGCGTGCTAAAGAACGTGCACTCTCCATGATTAGAGGAAAACCATCTGCTGGATATAGACGGATGCCGCGATACATACACATGTTAAAAACTGTGTATCCAGATTCTTATATAAGAATGCATAAGACTGAAGAGGATGAATTTATGTATCTGTTCATCGCCTTAAGACCATTCATTAGGGGATTTAAATACTGCAGACCAGTAGTTGTTGTGGATGGTGCACATCTGAGTGGAGCTTACAAAAGGACatttgtatcagcaagcacacttgatggcgcag GTTGCATATTTCCATTGGCATATGGTGTTGTTGACACCGAAAATGATTGTTCGTGGAAATGGTTTTTTGAACAGTTCAAACATGCATTTGGCAATAGAAAAGATATGTGTGTTGTTTCAGATAGAAATGAGAGTATCATGAAGAGTGTAAGGATTGTGTTCCCCGATGTACCTCATTATGCATGCATCTGGCATCTTTGGAAGAATGTATGTGGAAACTTCAAAAGGAGCAGAAAGGCCATAAGTGATCTATTCTACTCTATGGTCAAGGCATATAGAAAGGAAGATTTTGATAAGTTGATGGCTAAGGTTGATAGAATTGATCACAGGGTTAAGGAGTACCTTGAATATGCAGGTTACGAAAAGTGGTCAAGAGTTCATGCAACAGTAAACAGAGGTAGAATGATGACTTCAAACATTGCAGAATGTATCAATGGTTGTCTTGTTGAAGCACGCCAATTAACTAAATTAGAATTCTTGGAAGAGGTTAGAATTCTTTTTGGATCTTGGCATTGCAAAAACAGAGAAGTAGCCTCATACACAAAGGACACATTAGGTAGAAAATTTTTGAGGAATTGTTGA
- the LOC138337103 gene encoding uncharacterized protein: MEVVPSSKFIFSVYENGRRYIVCFERKVCCCGRFQLDEIPCSHAIAVLKKKNVTDMNPYCSDYYKSDALAKTYEIPMVPMPDKKDWSDPKHVVAETVYPPRYRRSSGRPIKRRRKNADEKISVNTNCCGQCGQEGHNRRTCTFYPKEK, encoded by the exons ATGGAG GTTGTTCCATCATCTAAGTTTATTTTCTCGGTTTATGAAAATGGAAGAAGATATATTGTTTGTTTTGAGCGGAAAGTATGTTGTTGTGGTAGATTTCAACTAGATGAGATACCTTGTTCACATGCAATAGCtgtattgaaaaaaaagaatgtcaccGATATGAATCCGTATTGCTCTGATTATTACAAGTCTGATGCGTTggcaaaaacatatgaaattccAATGGTGCCAATGCCAGACAAGAAAGATTGGTCAGATCCTAAACACGTGGTAGCTGAAACTGTGTATCCACCTAGATACAGAAGATCATCTGGACGAccaataaaaagaagaagaaagaatgcaGATGAAAAGATTTCGGTGAACACAAATTGTTGTGGACAATGTGGACAAGAAGGGCACAAcagaagaacttgtactttctaCCCAAAAGAGAAGTGA
- the LOC104647956 gene encoding uncharacterized protein, with translation MFKDTIFGPFLDISKCNFQGQITKCLLLLELEQSNPNMLHIRHSNGCVLKFGIDDFALLTGLKVRGNTNDFKYPEQTNCMLFKKYFPGAVNSVIKHQLVQRFKMGNWESNQDALQMSILFFIHTFVLASIDNTAISIVDFLMVEDGRYQHFPWGQLSFSKLIGSLRQDFDVSKKLYRLYGMPYALNVWIYECASNLNSEIAVRERNVIPRICNWRVVSEKAKFEMLMSTIFQKNACSNIVPTAEEIEAFDIAQVEHTHSTSIPLVQPNEQDDLDDFSTRPPEQLLRTYSRVSDTSPPPPPKRRKKSIIQKKKVSEQKQPDQSNVSPTPDDDVHVSMSSLPQHSNADDVHGSVPQVSPKSAADVHGSVPDVSQNPAADVHGYADSQNVNNIIPHIEELKGYLKTYVDKKFEELIILIKANHSQPMQSISKENINFQADTSTFQSDKQTSQQIPVDLDDMGGVAEDGGGFSGKNGEHHIVDDAGDVDVDGVGVAVNEGEPIVTDPKDGDAHQSHQDLNEHIMDQAVDDNVHHNIPHVLPEKTTTDSSDSSTSTTISPSTQAAIEALIKDLGKDATNARPLYSYDPKNITSSQYLLTDSQLPTEIPITEIAVKTDAVTPAHRNRMPSRRIQYPYCTSFGSSEKGIEKLKDMARLHFPFEGCGIADKVSPKLIEDYMNWLLRGLLKNHNNKNPSDDKYRSRSSSFGFTMMDFVVAFPMNKNWFYAMSQPNKCWSDEHIDVIFYYLRKKSKLCSMDQYRYTTTHCLFMSHVKNCYDRYYMDDDDDSLTTQEHIDRASVVSVHERSIINIIKGFGIPAALPWHLVDEVYIPINCDQQFHWVLAVVELKNRLIRVFDSSISTRKQTIPHEIKMLSKMLPSYLLDSGFFEENERTKFADCQAYKDNNNGSLLEPQVPFMIEFAQDIPTQESDSLDCGLYVTAFAEYISDQINISYADFNPDYLRQRYGALLWSYGSEKAKCGYVSDNDDPPKSRGVVTPPPEEDLVHIA, from the exons ATGTTTAAGGATACAATTTTTGGACCCTTTTTAGACATATCTAAATGTAATTTTCAGGGCCAAATAACTAAGTGCTTATTGCTTTTAGAATTGGAACAAAGCAACCCTAATATGTTGCATATTAGACATTCCAACGGGTGTGTCCTGAAATTTGGTATAGATGATTTTGCATTATTAACAGGACTTAAGGTCAGAGGAAATACCAATGATTTCAAATACCCAGAACAAACTAATTGTAtgctttttaaaaagtatttccCTGGTGCAGTCAATAGTGTTATAAAGCATCAACTAGTTCAAAGGTTTAAGATGGGTAATTGGGAGAGCAATCAGGATGCACTCCAAATGTCTATACTGTTCTTTATTCATACATTTGTATTAGCTTCTATTGATAACACAGCGATATCTATTGTCGACTTTCTAATGGTTGAAGatggtagatatcaacattttcctTGGGGTCAGCTATCATTTTCCAAACTAATTGGTTCACTTAGACAGGATTTTGACGTTAGTAAAAAGTTGTACCGATTATATGGGATGCCATATGCACTAAATGTTTGGATATACGAATGTGCATCCAATTTAAATTCAGAAATAGCTGTGAGAGAACGCAATGTCATCCCAAGAATATGCAATTGGAGAGTTGTGTCTGAAAAGGCAAAGTTTGAAATGCTTATGTCCACCAttttccaaaag AATGCATGTTCAAACATTGTCCCAACAGCAGAGGAAATTGAAGCTTTTGATATTGCTCAAGTTGAACATACTCATTCTACATCAATACCATTAGTACAACCAAACGAGCAAGATGatttagatgatttctccacaAGACCGCCAGAACAGTTATTGAGGACATATTCTAGAGTGTCTGATACATCTCCTCCACCACcgccaaaaagaagaaaaaaatcgattattcaaaaaaagaagGTGTCAGAACAGAAACAGCCTGATCAATCAAATGTGTCTCCAACACCGGATGATGATGTACATGTTTCCATGTCAAGTCTGCCTCAACATTCGAATGCTGATGATGTACATGGTTCTGTTCCACAAGTGTCACCGAAATCGGCTGCTGATGTACATGGTTCTGTTCCAGACGTTTCTCAGAACCCGGCTGCTGATGTTCATGGATATGCAGATTCACAGAATGTCAACAATATAATTCCTCATATTGAAGAGTTGAAAGGATATTTGAAAACTTAC GTTGACAAGAAATTTGAggaattgattattttgataaaagcaAATCACTCCCAGCCGATGCAATCTATTAGCAAAGAGAACATCAATTTTCAGGCTGATACAAGCACATTTCAGTCTGACAAACAAACATCTCAGCAAATACCGGTTGATCTCGATGATATGGGTGGTGTAGCTGAGGATGGTGGTGGTTTTTCTGGTAAAAATGGTGAGCATCATATCGTCGACGATGCAGGGGATGTCGATGTGGATGGTGTTGGTGTTGCTGTAAATGAGGGTGAACCAATAGTCACTGATCCAAAG GATGGTGACGCACATCAGTCGCACCAAGATTTAAATGAACATATCATGGACCAAGCCGTTGACGACAATGTTCATCACAACATCCCTCATGTGTTGCCCGAAAAAACAACAACAGATTCATCG GATTCTTCAACTTCAACAACAATATCGCCATCAACTCAAGCAGCAATAGAAGCGCTTATCAAAGATTTGGGTAAAGATGCTACCAATGCTAGACCATTATATTCTTACGATCCAAAGAATATAACTAGCAGCCAGTACTTGTTGACCGACAGTCAATTACCCACTGAAATTCCAATAACGGAGATTGCTGTTAAAACTGATGCAGTCACTCCTGCGCATAGAAATAGAATGCCTTCGAGAAGGATTCAATATCCATATTGtacttcttttgggtcaagcgAAAAGGGAATAGAGAAATTGAAGGATATGGCTCGACTCCATTTCCCGTTCGAAGGATGTGGCATTGCAGATAAAGTTTCACCGAAACTGATTGAGGATTACATGAATTGGTTGTTGAGGGGGCttctaaaaaatcataacaataa GAACCCATCGGACGATAAATACAGATCAAGATCTTCTTCTTTTGGATTTACGatgatggactttgttgttgctTTTCCAATGAACAAGAATTGGTTTTATGCCATGTCACAGCCAAACAAGTGTTGGTCTGATGAG CACATCGATGTGATTTTTTACTACCTtcgtaaaaaatcaaaactttgcaGCATGGATCAATACAGATACACAACAACCCACTGTTTGTTCATGTCACATGTAAAAAACTGTTATGATAGATATTACatggacgatgatgatgatagtcTTACTACACAAGAACATATTGATCGCGCTTCAGTTGTATCTGTACATGAGAGGTCaataattaacatcatcaaagGGTTTGGAATACCAGCTGCTTTACCATGGCATCTTGTAGATGAGGTCTACATCCCAATTAACTGTGATCAACAATTCCATTGGGTGTTGGCTGTTGTTGAGTTGAAAAACAGGTTGATAAGGGTTTTTGACTCATCAATTAGCACAAGGAAACAAACAATTCCTCATGagatcaagatgttgtctaaaATGCTTCCTTCATACCTACTTGACAGTggtttttttgaagaaaatgaacgCACAAAATTTGCTGATTGTCAAGCATATAAAGACAACAATAATGGATCACTTCTGGAGCCTCAAGTTCCTTTCATGATAGAATTTGCACAAGACATCCCTACACAGGAAAGCGATAGCCT AGACTGTGGGTTATATGTTACTGCATTTGCCGAGTATATCAGTGACCAAATCAATATATCTTATGCTGATTTTAATCCTGATTACCTGCGTCAAAGATATGGAGCATTGCTGTGGAGTTATGGAAGTGAGAAGGCTAAGTGCGGATATGTTAGCGACAATGATGATCCACCAAAATCCAGGGGCGTAGTCACACCACCACCAGAAGAAGATTTAGTTCACATAGCGTAG